Below is a genomic region from Drosophila albomicans strain 15112-1751.03 chromosome 2R, ASM965048v2, whole genome shotgun sequence.
CGCCGCCAGAGCGAAAAGAGCAGATTGAGAAGTTCTTTAAGGATGCCGTGCGTTTCGCCTCCAGCTCGAAGGAAGCCAAAGAGTTTGCCATACCCAAGGAGGATAAGAAATGCAAGGGTTTGCGTCTCTTCCGCACTCCGTCGTTGCCACAGCGCTTACGTTTCCGTCCAGCGTCTAGCCACACAGCTGAGACCGCTGGCACTTCGAGTGGTGCCTCGACAGCCGCCTCAACACCGTTGCACTCGGCAGCAACTACACCAGTGAAGGAGGCAAAGTCAGCGAACCGCTTGAAGGGCAAAGAGGCACTGCAGCAGGAGATACGCAACAAGAACGAGCTCATTGAGAGCTATCTCAGCCAACTGGATGTGGTGCGTCGTCATGTTGATCAGCTGAAAGAGACGGAGCTGAAAATGCGCGAAGAGCACGAGCAGACCACGGCCAAAATGGATCAGCTGCTGCAGGCACTTAATGCCGAGAATCTGGGCCACAAGGAACGCAACGAGCAGCTGACAGTGGAGCAGACACAGCTCCTTGAGCGCTACGCCAATCTcgagcagcagttgcaactgcaacgcgAACAACATGAGCTGCAAGTGGAGCAGCTTCTGGCTGAGAACGAGGCTTACAAACTGGCCAatgagcaactgcagcaagtctgcgagcagcagcaaacagctcAAGATCAGTTGAAGGAGCAGCTCAGTGGTCTCCAGGCAGAGGTAGCCCAGGCACGTGACAACTGCAGCTCGGAACAGCAGAAGACCACACAACACATGGAGCTCATCGAGGATTTACAGTCGAAGAATGCGACGCTGTTGTCCGATGTGCTTCTGCTGAAGCAGCAGATTGAGCAAGATGCTCTTGCCTATGGCCAGGAGGCGAAGGTCAGCCAGTCAGAGCTGGAGTGTCTACGTGTGGAGCGCAACACACTGAAGAACGATCTGGCCAACAAGTGCACGCTGATCCGCTCTCTGCAGGATGAGCTGCTCGACAAGAGCTGCGAGATCGATGCCCACTGCGACACCATTCGTCAGCTGTGCCAGGAGAAGGCCAAGCATgcagagcaacagcaggcgGTTGCCAAGTCCAACAGCAGGTCGAGAATGATCTGGAAAGTGCTGTGGAGCGCGAGAAGTGCTATTGGCGCGCTGAGCTGGACAAACGCCAGAAGCTGGCCGAAAACGAGCTCATCAAGATCGAGCTGGAGAAACAGGATGTCATGGTGCTGCTGGAGACCACCAATGACATGCTGCGCCAGCGTGACGAGAAGCTGCAGAAGTGCGAGGAGCAGCTGCGCAACGGCATCGAATACTACATCCAGCTGAGCGACactctgcagcagcagctggtgcaGCTGAAGCAGGATATGGCCAAGACCATCACGGAGAAGTACAACTATCAGCTGACACTGAACAACACTCGCTCCACGGTCAACATTCTAATGGAGCGCCTCAAGAAGTCCGATGCTGATGTGGAGCAATTCAAGGCCGAGCTGGAGTCAGTGCAGCTGGCCAAGGGAGCGCTGGAGCAGAGCTATTTGACATTGCAAGCGGATGCGGAGAAGCTGCGCCAACAACTCAACGAATCGCAGAAGGCACTTGAAGCGTTGCGCAGTTCATCGCAGACACTGCAGAGTGAGGTATCGTTGAAAGAGTCCATGCTGCACGAGCTGCTTGCCAGCGAATCGGACACGTTGGCGAAATTCAATAAGATTGCTAACTCGTTCCAGGATCGCATCGATGGGGACGCACAGTTGGCCCACTACTGCGACATGTACAGCGATCTGAAGCGCAAGGACGAGACACGTGAACTGTACATGGCCGACATGAAGAAGGCCCTCGACGAGTTCGCCACAGTGCTGCAGTTCGCCCAGCTTGAGCTGGACAACaaggagcagctgctgttgaagGTGCGAGAAGAGTGCGAGCAACTGAAGCTCGAGAACATTGCCCTCAAGTCGAAGCAACAGCCCACAGTGGCCATGCTAACCCcgagcaaagcaaacaaaccgAATACAACAGATCTGGAGAAGATTGAGGATCTGTTGATCGACTCCGAGCTGCGTGCCGAATGCGACAAGATCACCTCGTGGCTGCTTAACTCTTCGGAGAAGTGTGTGCGCCAGGATAACAACAGCGAGCTCAACGAGATCCTCAACTGTAAATCGCCCAAGACACGCACTCCTCGCACCCCGCACAGTCCACGCACACCGCGCACTCCCAAGTCGGCGACCAGCACTCCGAAGAAATCGCTGCTCTTTGCCAGCGGCAAGGAGAACATGCCAAGTCCGCCACAGAAGCAGGTGCTCAAGACGCGGAACATGTAGAGCCGCCAACGAGGACAATAGAACGATCACAAAAAGCTAACTTTAGGCTAAATTTTCAACTACATAATGAATTATTagaaatacacatatatatttagttaaggcacgatgatgatgaataTGATGAAATACATGATGTACATTTGTTGCATACGACAATTAGAGGCAAACTCGTTTTGATTCCGACTTTCTTCATTTTTCCCAGCCAACAACCCCAGCGATGCGACGCAGATTGAACATGACACACGTGCGATGTGGCAAACGCACTCAATGggaacttttttttgtgttattattattctgaCTTGATGCACGACTTAACCGAGTTACCCAACTTCCTTGCCGCTTCCTCAGGCGAAGCGGAACGGAAGGGGCGGCCAAGAAAGGCAGATGTGCAGCTGCGCATGCGCTTCTTAAGGGTGGACTAAGGTACGACTCGTCACAACTACGACGcagtacaaaaaaaacaacgacatCAACAAGCTTGGGCTGTAAAAAGTGTTTTCATTCACTGCAATGACTTAAATCCGCTCGTAGGTCGCAGTCTGTGGCGGGATTTTTCCTTGAGTTCGTTGTAAACTCTGCTGCCTGTTGCCCCTTTGTCTTCTGGTTATTCGTATTTTCGTTCTTTCGTTTAGGTTATACGTTGAACAATCGCTGCTTATGACCTATGACATTTTGTGCACAATGCCCCGGGTAAGGTAAGAATTGTATTCTTGACTGCCTCTAATTGCACAGCTGCACCAagcgcagctgcaacaacaattgaatttcGATTTGTGCACAAGTTCGTTGTGTTTACTGACATAAGAAGCCTAGTAGCTTTTGGGAAATACCCAGCCAAATGCGCAGGGTGGAAGGAAGCAAAGACTTCCTTTAGTAAAGGAATTCCATTATTTCTTGCATGTGAGGTACAGCACACAAGTAAAGATTTCTTACAAAGAATATGAATCTACTTTTTGCGTACCAAGTTCATGCTAAATccatttgtatatttggtttagCTAGAAAAGTATTTAGGAATGAATGGGATAACAGGTATGCTGTAGgattctttaaaaattcagGTAGTTGccttttaagaattttaaatagtgaaaaatttgaataagttTTAGGCTCCTGCTGTATCttgaattttaagaattatattcTAACCgattacaattataaaaatgtatgctTTTCTCTGTTGCAGCTTTGAACATCTGAAAGCGAAAGATGCCAAGTTTGAGCAACGATTTGCCAATCTTGGCAACATCTACTTTAAACAAGGCGTTACGGAATTTAATTGGGATAGCAACATTGAAGATGCGCTCAGCACGGATCATTGAACGAATGGATGAAGGAAACCAAAAATTATCTAGATATTAGTCATAAGGAAACGGAACCCTCAAGTAACATCACTACAAATCGAAGCAAGAAACGTGAAAAACTCACGCATATgctcgaaaaaaaaaaaaaaaaaaaaaaaataaaaacacaaaggACTTTAAATTAGTGTCGTAAGCATAACGTTActgaaaactgcaaaattcgaaatataaCAACTCAATCAAAACACAAAGCGCATTGATTATACataatcaattaattacaGCTGCTTTCAGAAAATTGATAAATCTCTGTGCgcatatttaacatttactgTAAGATTAAACTGTTAGATATTTACTTATAAACTAACTACACTCCTCGAAAATAAGTCGCACTCCAGGCATTACACTCGTATTGTATATAAACTTCAACATGTATCCCataattgtaatattgtaGATCGAATAAGATAATTGTAATTCACCCAGCGCATCAACTACACGCCATACATTAGACTTAGGtcacatttaattatatgattttaaactattattaattattttattattgttatgtgAATGTTATGTCTTTGCAAACGCCAAATCAATGTATATTTAGTGCTCAGCTCTGAACAACTAATTTCGATCCAAAaacgcatttattttatttaactctCTAGTATATTCGTACTTTGTAAATACCATAAGCATCACACAACGtataatcatttaaaaataaagaatacaaCATTAATATAATGGAATacttaactttaaatttacatttttacatgAATATTAGTTGCAAACAATTCAAAAGTAAAGCGTTAATATTGTTAGCTGGCATAATTGTTTAAGACAATAACGAATTGGAGAactataaaaagaaaatacaacaaacgAAAATTCAATGAATACAATTCGATTGATAAATGCAACGaattaagcaacaaaaataattaaatgatatatGGAACATAATATCTTGGAAAAATTGATCCCAAAAGTCCTATGAGTACTcgaatttcataataataaaatgtagaaATCAGATCAGAAATGAATTGCATTCAGTAGGCAGGCATCTGAAATGTGCCATTTTatagcaacacaacaaaaacttaataaataaataaataaacaacatgaCTTTGCGCTAAACATGCCAAAgcgattatttaatttttaatttcgagTGTCATGATCAGAAAGTTCAACAAAACTGAGCAATTTGTACTCGGAGAAACTAGAGTACATTTTGAGAAGCGATTAAATGCAggtaaaaatgaataaattcaataaaaatactttatcgTTGTGTTTCATTCAGTAATAATtcaagtttaattatttttataaagtcAAAACGCAAAGAATAGAGGGCTATTATAACTTTGCGCTAACAAACAGAAGGATCGTAATttgaccccataaagtattaTCGACCTTTCGgcatttttcggaattattttaggtatattaatttgatatatttaaatgataataccccattattttgcttttgttgagaagggttagcgggtatctcacagttgagcacactttactgtagctttcttattcaGATCAATGGAAGCGTTAATGATGATCACAAGATAGCTTGATTATGTCTGATATTAATGGATAAATCAATATCAATGTCTAGtccaaaaatattcatttgtgGAATTAAAACTACcgttaaactttaaatttaaatgttgtcttcaacataatatttgatttatgttttctttaaatCGTTATCTGGCATTAATTCTTATTTTAgactttattatttgcatttagcCTTACGTAGTTCTCATTATGATACAAAGTAAAAAGAGACGACGCGTCGTCAACTAATTTGCACTCAATTTGTGGACTGagctaacaacaaaaacaaacttaaaatatttcccCCATTGCGGCATAATACATATCATCGGTGAAAAATTAGCAAAAGCTCAGTACGCGTGTAAATGTCAGCCTGATCATGACAGCAGGTAAAAGCAACTACCAACGTCGCAGATCATCCGCTCCGCCCAATGTGGATATTGTGGAGCACGTTAATGGCAGCTTCGGGCGCTGGCAATTGCGAACAATTCTGCTGATCTTTTTGTGCAAAATACCAACGGCATGGTTCATGGCCTGCATCATCTATACTGCACCGTATCCCCAACGGGGTGAGCTGGTCTGTCATCCTGCCACATGGAATGGCAGCCACACAGCGCAGGCTCATGGCAGCATGCTGCATAGTCGCAACACAGATCGACTCTTTAGTGTGCAGGTGTGCAATGCCTATGCCCAGAGTTTGTCCCAGAATTTTGTGAGACACTACGGCCAGACATGGAATGCGACATCAGCACAGCTAATGCTGCCATGCGAGAAAGTGGAACACAATACGGAGTACAAGTCGTTGATAACGCAGttcgatttgatttgttcGCGGCGCGTTTTGGTTGCAGTCACGCAATCTTTTCACGCACTCGGCGCTTTGCTCGGTGGTCTTTTGGCTTATCAAGCGCTGAGATAGTGAGTTTTCTTAAGATTATCATTGGTCAGCATTATGTAATCGTTATTTTCGTAAGCAGCATAAGTCCGCGACGTCTTATGCTTCTTGGCATGTTGGGTCAGATCTTCTGTGGCAATCTCACAGGTCTCGTGGACACTTATCAGTTGCACATCTATTTCCGTTGCCTCACATCTGTTTGCTGCACGATCATGTACACCGCTGGCCATCAGATTCGTaagcgaaaacaaaagacttaagcAACAAACTTATTTCATGCTGACTTCCATCCTCAAGTGATGGACATAACGTCGGGCAAGGCACGGATTCTGGTGGTCACACTATCGGAACTATTTTGGTCGATTGGTTTGGTGCTGCTTCCAGCCATATCCATCTACTTTGACAATTGGAGCCATCTCTATGTAGCCATATCTTCATCGCTCATTGTGCTCGTCTGGTTGCATCGCTGGATAACAGATGCGCCGCGTTGGCTGCTGCGCCATCAACAGGTGGAGCCCGCTCTGCGTAATCCTTCTAGAAtctgccacacacaacaatcGCATGGTGCCCCTGACTATGGACGTTCAACTGACTGTCTATGCCGCAGAAATGAGTGCTGAGCCCAAAATCAGCTATTGTCAGATTTGGGATAAAGAAACAAAGCGCCGACAACTCATCTATATTCATTTTATCTGGGGCTGTGCTCAGGTCTTGTACAACATTATCCTGCTCATGATTCGCAGCCTGGGTGAAGCACAAGTTCATGTGAATACAGCTGCGTTGGGCTTTGCTGAAATGATGGGCGTGTTTGTCGGCCTCTACTTTATATTGTACACACGTCGTTATTGGCGTTGGACTGGCAATCTAATGATTGTCGCCGGTCTATGCACCTATCTGGTCTGGCTGCTACCCGATAGCGGTAAGCATGAATATATATCGATCATTTCTTGAATTATTTCACACTTATGTCGAGTACTTCTCTCACACTCAGATCGCAATTCCCGACGCGTGGGCTTGGAGCTAATCTTTTGGATGCTGCTAAAGTTTGCGAATTCAGCATCCATAGCTGTACTCACAACCTGCACTGGAGAAATGGTATCGCCGGCAAAACGCATCTTGCTGATGCTATCCGTGGTCAGTTTTGGTCGCCTTTTTCTGGTTTTCTCTCCATTGCTGAGCACTCTGACTGTGGTGCACCGTCTGCTGCCCATAACCATAATTGCCACAATTGGCTGGGTGTATGGCCTGATCATGCGCTTCCTTAATCGTTTCTATTGGAATACGGAGCAAGTGCAGGTTGGTCAGGTGCCCACGCCCAACACCTATCGTCGCAATTCAGCCGTAATTATGCGTCGTTGCAGCACTGCCAGCTCCGATGTGAGTGGCTACAGCAATGAGTTGCTGCGAAACTTTGAACAAACCGTTGCTGTGAGCATTGCTGATCTCTGGCACATCAATTTCAATACGATCCATGAGTGTGATAGCATGAAGGAACTCAGCGAGACGGTAGAAAAGCCGCACAGTAGTATGCACagtatttgaatttcttgAGCTgtctaaaagtatgcaacagtttttttcttcatgcGGAAGAGAGAACTTAATGCAGCATGCGAGAAATGTGAGATCGGTAGATATGCCATAAAATATtagtaatattataaaaataatactttaaatatatagatagttataaattgattaaagATCCGCTTTTCGCACATGTATTCGGGTCAGAGTATTGGCTGCGATTTGACGCAATCGACAATAACTTTACTGAAATCATTTGCTAGCGAAGATGCGTTAATCAatggctaattaaattaaatagaaatattgccggtgtttttaattattgattaaCTAATGTGCAAGGTATGAGTTCAATTAGTATTGTAAATTTAACGCGTGATTCACTTTCATATAAGACCTTAgaacacattttaattataatttcattcttCTGTAagttatatttgcatttttcaacCAATAAATACTAATGATGACATAAATATTGACATACTATCTAGCAAACAATGTAATATGCTGTGATGAATAAAGAGAGTTCGATATTCAATATTTGAGTATTACCATAACATAAGTAATACACTTTCAAACTATAAAATTAACACAGTTTAATACACTTTAATCTAGTGAACAAAGAGAGTTCGTGATTCAATATATAAGAATTACTTTAAGTATTACATTTGTTAACTctgaaactaaaaaaaagattaacaTATTGCAAATTTGGCTGCTTATGctgcatttaattgatttaagaaGGTGGCACCCTTTACTTGATTAAGAAATAATCTGTGTCagcaaatcgaaaataaagTACAATGCGTCACACTTGACAAAATCAAGTACAAATACAACAGGTAAagattaaaatagaaaatagcaGGCGCAAGTTAAAGGGTGTTTTATCATCAAATATACTAAGTGGATTTACTTGATTATTATAAGTTTAATGACAATTATCAGCAGTTGTATCACAAACTCATAATCAATTGAAGATACAACTGATACGGTGGTGAATGCAACAGCCACTACTTGTCTCcacagcaataaaataaagaattttattaattataagtGGAAACGGGGTAGACATACAAACTTCAGCTCAGTCTAAGGCCTACCACTTGTATGTTAACAATATCCTGTAGAAACTTGATAGGCATTAGTTCCGGTGGGAGTGCACTAGTTGACACGCATCGCATTCGGATTGAAAGGCAGACAGTCAacagcttttaattatttgcacaaattCATTAAGAAAATTAACGCGTCGAGTGTCGGAGCAACAACTGACTTGTCTTCGAATTCTACGTAACGCCTCGGgtgccatcgtcgtcgtcagttGGATTCCGTTCCTCAACCGATTGAGTCGCTCGCGCGCTGTTGGAGTCGCTGCTCGAAAAAACGCGCGACGGGCAAATTGAATATCTGTCATCTACGATTGGACATATCAAACATATAGTTTATTGttgcttaataaatttatattcattggTGTGCTttggaaataaatgaaaaaagagaCATTGATGGAATTTTATGGAATAAAATAGActcttataaaatattgaaaaagaaaaaactttgtGTTAATTAAAGTCCAAAAAACTCCACAAAAAGTGAGccaaaattgtaaaatacgtatatgtgtatgtaaatataaaaagtaaatacaaattcaactAATATATACGTCAGGCCTCTGAAACTCTCTAAATGGTTTTGATTAGCATTAGTTGTTCTAAATGTTTCCAATAGAGAGACATAAATTGCATCAGTTGCGGAAATTGATCACTTTTATTTGCTTggataattaatttaaaacaatattctaaTATTGCCCACAGTCCATTAACGAACTGCGCTCtgctttattaataatttgcatttgctcaATAACTACTCGTAATTCAACTAATTGTGTTTGTCCCATGGTCAGCAAACAGAAAAGTGCCAATCTATTGCTATGGAATTCAAAtggaaaattcaaatatgaaatattggGGAACCAGTTTTCGTAGCTCTTGTCAAGCAAACCCCCCTGCAATTAACACTACCggttaaatttgaaattaaaatatttgcacgcCCCATGCGACGACGCTTGACAGATGTCTGGGGCATTGTTCCAAACTGTCTCTGCTCCATATGCATATTGATATATCAGCCGGAGTTAGCACCTCTCTCGGGAAATCTGTGAAATGAAGTTGCTAAATGCCATGTTTTAATAGAAAATCAATATTAACTggtaaataattatttcaaatgcGATTTTGGTCAGCTAGTGGGCATAGCAATTGAGAGATATCTTGCAATTCTTTATAAAGATACGAGAATAGCCCAGTTAAAAGCTGATAATCAATGTTTGCCCGCAGTCACGATAAGACTTAaacttacatatattatgtttCTAAACAATTCAGAGTTCAAGTGGTATGCCTTTATAAAAAGCCATGGAGAAGGGTGCCAAGTTGCAAATCAATCAATACCAATACCATATCCATATTTAAATGGAGTTTCCTATCTAACTTGATATAGTCATGTCCGTCCGTTTTCTTGGAGAACGTTCTAGGCTTTTGAGCGGCATCGAATAACTGAATAAAGTCTTTTAACACCCTAAACCAAAGacagtgcaaaatatattctcCAGCTATAACATTGCACTACACAATCTATttcaaaattacaattataataaataaatagttagtCATTTAAAAGCTTAATGCTAGTGATTTGAAAGTAtggcaaacatttcaaatgcttAATTCTAGCTTCATTCGGTTTTCCCGTTGGTTGGTTATAGCAAATTACTCACGAAAAACTGGATCAAATTTCGAACCACAGGCATTTCATGAATTTTTTGCTTGGAAACTCAATGCCGTCGTCATGGGAAGTCAACTGATTTCAGCTGTAACTGctttcaattgatttcaattgaacAGTCTGGCGAAAGGGGAATTGGGGAAGAAATATTTTGAGGGTAAACAAAtgataatatatatgtttcgactgttaatatttatacatacataaacaaaataaataaataacaaagcGTGGCACGCACAGTAAACTTACCGATATGTTTCGCCTTCGTTTTGATATTTACAGAAGAGCAGTCAGTCATCGTGTTCAATAACAAAATGCTCCACTAGAAATTGCCTACTATAGATATGGTTAATCAAGCGTCAGCAATCCAACGCTGTGGTCGTTCTCCAACGCCTAGTCCGCAACTATCTCATCGCAATGTCGTGCAGTCGAGTCAACCGAGTGCCAACAGCAATAGAACAGACAGCATCAGGAGATCAACGCCAGCTCCACTTGTAACCAGCTGTGCAGCAGCTCCATGCAGCGACATCATTGGCGATGTGGTGGGCAACTTCGGCATCTGGCAGCTGCGCACCATTTTGATCATCTTTTTGTGCAAGATTCCTGCCGCTTGGTTCATGGCCTGCATCATATTCACGGGCCCTGAACTCTATCCCGGCACTGAGTTCACCTGCGATACAAGCCACCTGAACAGCAGCTCCAACTACAGCGTCTCGGATGACCAGTGCTATATACTGGATGAGTCCTCGAATATCAGCAGCGAGTGCCAGCAGTTCGAGTACATGTCCAGCTTCGATTCGCTGATCATGCAGTTCAATCTGGTTTGCCTGCGCGATATCTTTGTTGCCTGGACACAGTATTGGCATCTCTTTGGCGTGCTCGTTGGTGGCGTGGTGGGCACCAAGATGATGGGTGGGATCAGTCCTCGGGTCACCTACTGTGTGGGTGCCATTGCCCAGATCCTTTGTGGCGTTGTCACCGGCTATGCCCGCGACTTTACCCTGCATTGCGCCTTCCGCTGTCTCTCGGCCGTGTGCTGCGCCATCATGTTCACCGCAGGACAAGCTATTTGTAAGTCGTATCCAAGTCAGTATCTTCTTATATGTTTAATTCAAATGTGTCCTCAACAGTTAGCGATATTACTGCTGGAATTCATCGCGTTGGGGCCATCATTCTCTACGACACCTTTTGGTCCGTTGGCGTTATTCTACTGCCCACGTTGTCGTCTTTCTTCAACAGCTGGTCTTTGATCTATGTGGGCATTACATTCCCTACAATCATGCTCATAGTCTTGCTTTATTGGACACCAGACTCACCTCGCTGGCTACTCCGAAATGCCGCCGATCGATACGCCATCGACAGTGTGGAGCAGATGGTGCGTGAAGGCGCCGAAATCAACGATCGAACTTTCAAAATACCTCCGGACTTTCGGCAGCAGTTGGAGCAGCTTAGCGAAAAGCTCAAGACACAACCAGCACCTGCTCCCTGGACACAGCTCTGGCAGGGCAAACGTGCCAAGACTCACATGGTGGCAGCCCACTTGGCCCTGGCCTTTTTTGTCATCAACTTCATGGGCATGCTGCTCAATATACGATCCTTTGGCAGAGACTATCTTGTACCCAACACCATAGCAATGGGTAAGATTTGCTTGTGAACATAGGTTTCATATCCGGTTCAATAATTTAGCAATATTCATCTATCCGTTCTGTTAGTCTTGATCTCTACAAAATTTTGCCTCTAagaaaattaaactttaaaatatatgtatattaatgctattttaatataccacaagTTAAAAATGTGGTGAGATCAGTACTTAGCGAAGGAAACatctattgaaaattgatatgTAATTGAGCTGCAGCATTTTGCCTTAGGGTGAGGCAAAATGTTAACTTCTAACTTTAACATATGAATGTTATGTTAACTGTTCAAGCACTGTTAATAATAGCTATAAATACTATTGAAAAATTTCTGTGCTTCCCAATAACAATTACCGAGTATCTTCTTGCCTTGACCTTTAACtttgaaatacatattaatgctattttaatatatgataTACCATACCACAAGTTGTCtctaaaaatgttgaaaagaaaatagatTTGAAATTGAGTTGTAGCTCAACCTTAGGCAAAATGTTAACTTCTAACTTTAACATGTGAATATTATGTTAATTGTTCAAGAACTGTT
It encodes:
- the LOC117576293 gene encoding LOW QUALITY PROTEIN: solute carrier family 22 member 19 (The sequence of the model RefSeq protein was modified relative to this genomic sequence to represent the inferred CDS: deleted 1 base in 1 codon) gives rise to the protein MTAGKSNYQRRRSSAPPNVDIVEHVNGSFGRWQLRTILLIFLCKIPTAWFMACIIYTAPYPQRGELVCHPATWNGSHTAQAHGSMLHSRNTDRLFSVQVCNAYAQSLSQNFVRHYGQTWNATSAQLMLPCEKVEHNTEYKSLITQFDLICSRRVLVAVTQSFHALGALLGGLLAYQALRYISPRRLMLLGMLGQIFCGNLTGLVDTYQLHIYFRCLTSVCCTIMYTAGHQILMDITSGKARILVVTLSELFWSIGLVLLPAISIYFDNWSHLYVAISSSLIVLVWLHRWITDAPRWLLRHQQVEPALRNLLESATHNNRMVPLTMDVQLTVYAAEMSAEPKISYCQIWDKETKRRQLIYIHFIWGCAQVLYNIILLMIRSLGEAQVHVNTAALGFAEMMGVFVGLYFILYTRRYWRWTGNLMIVAGLCTYLVWLLPDSDRNSRRVGLELIFWMLLKFANSASIAVLTTCTGEMVSPAKRILLMLSVVSFGRLFLVFSPLLSTLTVVHRLLPITIIATIGWVYGLIMRFLNRFYWNTEQVQVGQVPTPNTYRRNSAVIMRRCSTASSDVSGYSNELLRNFEQTVAVSIADLWHINFNTIHECDSMKELSETVEKPHSSMHSI
- the LOC117576294 gene encoding solute carrier family 22 member 13 translates to MVNQASAIQRCGRSPTPSPQLSHRNVVQSSQPSANSNRTDSIRRSTPAPLVTSCAAAPCSDIIGDVVGNFGIWQLRTILIIFLCKIPAAWFMACIIFTGPELYPGTEFTCDTSHLNSSSNYSVSDDQCYILDESSNISSECQQFEYMSSFDSLIMQFNLVCLRDIFVAWTQYWHLFGVLVGGVVGTKMMGGISPRVTYCVGAIAQILCGVVTGYARDFTLHCAFRCLSAVCCAIMFTAGQAIFSDITAGIHRVGAIILYDTFWSVGVILLPTLSSFFNSWSLIYVGITFPTIMLIVLLYWTPDSPRWLLRNAADRYAIDSVEQMVREGAEINDRTFKIPPDFRQQLEQLSEKLKTQPAPAPWTQLWQGKRAKTHMVAAHLALAFFVINFMGMLLNIRSFGRDYLVPNTIAMGFSEIIGCFLALHFALKHSKWKWQWAGSFNILAGMLGCLGWLFTGADTMDADLKVSLWMIIATIPKAGVSCAQSMLLACMNELVPANKKQLFVFSVVTWARVWLLSAPFFNVLKKIDTALSLTSYCVFSILGGICTCLLLTPRTSSAPVVVPQLEQQDKKEQSPLHTPVWTIESDVNNTRL
- the LOC117576292 gene encoding LOW QUALITY PROTEIN: myosin-11 (The sequence of the model RefSeq protein was modified relative to this genomic sequence to represent the inferred CDS: inserted 1 base in 1 codon), which produces MSFSKAKLKRFNDVDVVCGSPAGSVPNSNSSAGSAGSATPTAASAATVPPPERKEQIEKFFKDAVRFASSSKEAKEFAIPKEDKKCKGLRLFRTPSLPQRLRFRPASSHTAETAGTSSGASTAASTPLHSAATTPVKEAKSANRLKGKEALQQEIRNKNELIESYLSQLDVVRRHVDQLKETELKMREEHEQTTAKMDQLLQALNAENLGHKERNEQLTVEQTQLLERYANLEQQLQLQREQHELQVEQLLAENEAYKLANEQLQQVCEQQQTAQDQLKEQLSGLQAEVAQARDNCSSEQQKTTQHMELIEDLQSKNATLLSDVLLLKQQIEQDALAYGQEAKVSQSELECLRVERNTLKNDLANKCTLIRSLQDELLDKSCEIDAHCDTIRQLCQEKAKHAEQQQAVAKXQQQVENDLESAVEREKCYWRAELDKRQKLAENELIKIELEKQDVMVLLETTNDMLRQRDEKLQKCEEQLRNGIEYYIQLSDTLQQQLVQLKQDMAKTITEKYNYQLTLNNTRSTVNILMERLKKSDADVEQFKAELESVQLAKGALEQSYLTLQADAEKLRQQLNESQKALEALRSSSQTLQSEDRIDGDAQLAHYCDMYSDLKRKDETRELYMADMKKALDEFATVLQFAQLELDNKEQLLLKVREECEQLKLENIALKSKQQPTVAMLTPSKANKPNTTDLEKIEDLLIDSELRAECDKITSWLLNSSEKCVRQDNNSELNEILNCKSPKTRTPRTPHSPRTPRTPKSATSTPKKSLLFASGKENMPSPPQKQVLKTRNM